Part of the Anaeromyxobacter diazotrophicus genome, GAAGGTGGAGGGGCCGGGGCGCGGCCTCGAGTTCCTGACCGGCTACGTGATCGAGAAGTCGCTCTCGGTCGACAACCTGTTCGTCTTCGTGGTGCTGTTCGGCGCGCTCGGGATCCCGCCCGTCCACCAGCACCGGGTCCTGTTCTGGGGCATCCTCTCGGCGCTCGTGCTGCGCGGTGCGATGATCGGGGCCGGCGCGGCGCTCCTGGCGCGCTTCCACTTCGTCGTCTACCTGTTCGGCGGCTTCCTGGTGCTCACCGCGATCCGGCTCGCCCTGGCGGGCCGCGCCGGGCACGACCCCGGCCAGAGCCGGCTGCTGGCGGCGCTGCACCGGGTGGTGCCCGGCACCACCCGCTTCGAGGGGCACCGGTTCTTCACGCGCGAGGGCGGGCGGCGCGTCGCGACGCCGCTCTTCTTCGCGCTGGCGGTGATCGAGCTGTCCGACGTGCTGTTCGCGGTGGACTCGATCCCGGCCATCTTCGCGGTGACGAGCGACCCGTTCATCGTCTTCACCTCCAACGTCTTCGCCATCCTGGGGCTGCGCTCGCTCTACTTCCTGGTGGCGGGGGCGGTGGCGCGCTTCGTCTACCTCAAGCCGTCGCTGGCGGCGGTGCTCGGCTTCGTCGGCGTCAAGATGATCCTCGCCGACGTGGTCCACGTCCCGGCCGCGATCTCGCTGGCGGTGGTGGTCGCGATCCTGGCCGCCGGGGCCGCCGCGTCGGTCGTCCAGGCGCGGCGGCAGGCGGCGCGCCTCAGGCCCAAGAGCGAGGCCGCCGCAGCACCTCGATGAGGCGCGCCTCCTCGCTCCCGGGCGCGGGGTGGTGGTCGTAGGCCCAGCGCACGCGCGGCGGCATCGACATGAGGATCGACTCGGTGCGCCCGCCGGTCTCGAGGCCGAAGACGGTCCCGCGGTCGTGGAGCAGGTTGAACTCGACGTAGCGCCCGCGGCGGAGCTCCTGCCAGGCGCGCTGCGCGGCGCCGTACGGCGTCGCCCGCCGGCGCTCGGCGAGGGGCAGCCAGGCCGGGAGGAACGCCTCGGCCAGGTCCTTCACGAGCGCCAGCGACGGCCCGAGCTCGCCCGCCAGGTCGTCGAAGAAGACGCCGCCCACGCCGCGCGCCTCGCCGCGGTGGGGCAGGAAGAAGTACCGGTCGCAGCGCTCCTTGAACTGCGGGTAGAGCGCGGGGTCATGGCGATCGCAGGCGTCGCGCCAGGTCCGGTGGAAGTGCGCCGCGTCCTCGTCGAAGAGGTAGTAGGGCGTGAGGTCGCTCCCCCCGCCGAACCACGCCTTCGGCCCCTGCGCGATGAAGCGCAGGTTGGCGTGCGTCGCCGGGACCATGGGGCTCAGCGGGTGGAGCACCACGGAGAGCCCGGCGGCCGCGAAGGCGCGCCCCTCGCCCGGGAGACGGCGCGCGAACGCCTCGGGGAGCTCGCCGTGCACGTGCGAGAACGCCACGCCCGCCCGCTCCAGCACGGCCCCGCCCTCCAGCATGCGCGTGAGGCCGCCGCCGCCGCCGGCGCGCTGCCAGGGGTCGCGGCCGAACCGCGCGGCGCCGTCGAGGCGCTCGAGCTCCGCGCAGAGCCGCTCCTGCCACGCCTGCAGGAACGGGACGAGCTCCGCCAGGACGGCGCCGGCGCCGGGGTGGTCCACCGGCGGGACCTAACGCCGCGCCTCGCCCGGCGCCGCCCGGCGCAGCTCGAGCCACGCCCCCTGCGCGCCGACCGCGCTCCACCCCGGGGGCACCGGCCAGCGGCGGTCCCACAGCGAGACGCCGAGCTCCGGCCGCGCCTCCAGCTCCGCCGCGGAGCGCAGCGGGACCGCCTCCAGCCCGGCGTGGTCGGCGAGGATGCCCGCCTCGGCGAGCGCCACCCGGTCCGTGGCGAGCCCCACCCGCGTCCCGGGGGGCGGGCGCGCGGTCGTGAGCAACGGCAGCGCGCCCAGGCCGCACCCCTTCACGAGCAGGCGCGCCGGCCGGAGCGGCAGCGCGAGGGCGAGGACCAGCGCGGCGCCCGCGGCGGCCCGGTGCGCGGCGCGGAAGGCGCGCTCCCCGGGGCCGAGCAGCGCGTCGAGCCCCGCGCCCGCGAGGAGCGCCAGCGGCACGTAGGCGGGCATGGCGTAGTGCCACCAGGCGCGGCCGGCGAGCGCGTAGCCGCCCACCACCACCGCCGCCCAGGCGAGGAGGGCCAGCGCGGCGCGCGCCCGCGGCGCCGGCCACCCGCGCGCGGCGCGGAAGAGCGCCCACGCGGCGAGGAGCGCCCACGGCCCCATGCGCCCGGCGGCCGAGCGGACGAGGAAGAGCAGGCCCACGGCGCCGTCCTGGCGCTGCCCGAGCGCCG contains:
- a CDS encoding TerC family protein; this translates as MAHGWAHWAGFLGFVAAMLALDLGVFHRKEHVVRAREALAWSAVWVGLALAFAGLVWKVEGPGRGLEFLTGYVIEKSLSVDNLFVFVVLFGALGIPPVHQHRVLFWGILSALVLRGAMIGAGAALLARFHFVVYLFGGFLVLTAIRLALAGRAGHDPGQSRLLAALHRVVPGTTRFEGHRFFTREGGRRVATPLFFALAVIELSDVLFAVDSIPAIFAVTSDPFIVFTSNVFAILGLRSLYFLVAGAVARFVYLKPSLAAVLGFVGVKMILADVVHVPAAISLAVVVAILAAGAAASVVQARRQAARLRPKSEAAAAPR
- the hemF gene encoding oxygen-dependent coproporphyrinogen oxidase, giving the protein MAELVPFLQAWQERLCAELERLDGAARFGRDPWQRAGGGGGLTRMLEGGAVLERAGVAFSHVHGELPEAFARRLPGEGRAFAAAGLSVVLHPLSPMVPATHANLRFIAQGPKAWFGGGSDLTPYYLFDEDAAHFHRTWRDACDRHDPALYPQFKERCDRYFFLPHRGEARGVGGVFFDDLAGELGPSLALVKDLAEAFLPAWLPLAERRRATPYGAAQRAWQELRRGRYVEFNLLHDRGTVFGLETGGRTESILMSMPPRVRWAYDHHPAPGSEEARLIEVLRRPRSWA